A part of Halobacillus shinanisalinarum genomic DNA contains:
- a CDS encoding G5 and 3D domain-containing protein yields MKDVKSVLSSALVWTFVISTLCITFLGFVMFEATKASVQVTQDGEHQLIRTHANTVEELLSEMNVTVESYDQLSHELSQPITYGMDIEYTASKSINLTVGNKENRYHTTAATVGEFIKDQDLELKERDYMSHDSGSPIEDGMSLEVAKAIQVKLNDGVEEQNVWTTASTVGEFLEKQNVTLDELDKLNVSKGDKLHGDIPVSITRIEKVTDIVQEELEYTVITQKDDSLPKGQERVVSDGEVGMVTKEYKVTITNGEESDRKLIRETVEKESKDHVVALGTKTEKVETASKVKPKLAPAPAKKVDQETMVRTVAATNTSSDAPSAPSRSDDNGAKTLHMKATAYSANCPGCSGITATGINLKENPEKKVIAVDPSVIPLGSRVWVEGYGHAIAGDTGGAIQGNKIDLFIPSKGEANSFGHRTVQVKILE; encoded by the coding sequence ATGAAAGACGTTAAATCAGTACTGAGCTCAGCCCTGGTTTGGACATTTGTAATTTCAACCTTGTGTATCACCTTTTTAGGATTCGTAATGTTTGAAGCAACAAAGGCTTCAGTCCAAGTGACTCAAGATGGAGAACATCAATTAATTCGCACTCATGCTAATACAGTCGAGGAATTATTATCAGAAATGAATGTTACAGTCGAATCATATGATCAGCTATCACACGAATTGTCACAACCTATTACATATGGAATGGATATAGAATATACAGCATCTAAATCTATTAATCTAACTGTTGGAAATAAAGAGAACCGCTATCACACGACTGCAGCAACCGTCGGTGAGTTTATAAAGGATCAGGACTTGGAACTTAAAGAGCGGGATTACATGTCACACGATTCAGGTTCACCAATTGAAGATGGAATGAGTCTAGAAGTAGCTAAAGCGATTCAAGTGAAGCTTAACGACGGTGTAGAGGAACAAAATGTCTGGACGACTGCTTCTACAGTAGGAGAATTTTTGGAAAAACAGAACGTAACTTTAGATGAACTAGACAAGCTAAACGTTTCAAAAGGCGATAAACTTCATGGAGATATCCCGGTATCTATTACACGTATTGAGAAGGTGACGGATATTGTTCAAGAAGAACTAGAATACACTGTGATTACACAAAAGGATGATTCACTTCCTAAAGGACAAGAGCGTGTCGTATCCGATGGAGAGGTCGGAATGGTTACGAAGGAATACAAGGTAACGATCACAAATGGTGAAGAGTCTGATCGTAAATTGATTAGAGAAACCGTTGAAAAAGAGAGTAAGGATCATGTGGTTGCCTTAGGAACAAAGACAGAAAAGGTTGAAACAGCTTCCAAAGTAAAACCGAAACTAGCTCCAGCCCCTGCTAAAAAGGTAGACCAGGAGACAATGGTGAGAACGGTAGCTGCAACAAACACTTCTTCAGATGCCCCTTCGGCACCCTCAAGAAGCGATGATAATGGGGCAAAGACTCTCCACATGAAAGCGACGGCTTATTCAGCGAACTGCCCTGGTTGTTCTGGAATCACAGCCACCGGAATTAATTTGAAGGAGAACCCGGAAAAGAAGGTTATAGCTGTTGATCCAAGCGTTATTCCATTAGGAAGTCGTGTTTGGGTAGAAGGATATGGCCACGCCATTGCTGGAGATACCGGTGGTGCTATTCAAGGAAATAAGATTGATCTCTTTATCCCTTCCAAAGGGGAAGCCAATAGTTTTGGCCACCGTACAGTACAGGTTAAAATTTTAGAATAA
- the rnmV gene encoding ribonuclease M5, giving the protein MKIKEIIVVEGKDDTAKVRQAVNADTIETNGSAIDDLVIAQIRHANEKRGVIIFTDPDYPGERIRHIVDQHVQGCKHAFLSKEHARANKDRGIGIEHASIDHIRQALSLVYELSDPALSEIAKDDLIGFGLIGGPSASKRREKLGDRLHIGKTNGKQLLRRLNMFHITKNQLGLAMNQIMQEEKNEQ; this is encoded by the coding sequence GTGAAGATAAAAGAGATTATTGTTGTGGAAGGAAAGGACGATACAGCAAAGGTGCGGCAAGCTGTTAACGCAGATACCATCGAAACGAATGGTTCAGCTATAGATGATCTTGTAATTGCCCAAATCAGACATGCTAACGAAAAGCGCGGTGTGATCATTTTCACGGATCCGGATTATCCTGGGGAGCGAATTAGACATATTGTAGATCAGCATGTTCAAGGATGCAAGCATGCCTTTTTGTCCAAAGAACATGCTCGGGCCAACAAGGACAGAGGAATCGGCATCGAACACGCCTCCATTGACCATATAAGGCAAGCGTTATCATTGGTTTATGAGCTTAGTGACCCTGCCTTAAGTGAAATTGCAAAGGACGACTTGATCGGCTTTGGATTAATTGGTGGACCTAGTGCGAGCAAGCGCCGTGAAAAGCTTGGTGACAGGCTCCATATTGGCAAAACGAACGGCAAACAGCTTCTACGCCGGTTAAATATGTTTCATATTACAAAGAATCAGCTTGGTTTAGCTATGAATCAGATCATGCAGGAGGAAAAGAATGAACAGTAA
- the rsmA gene encoding 16S rRNA (adenine(1518)-N(6)/adenine(1519)-N(6))-dimethyltransferase RsmA — MNSKAVATPTRTKEILSTYGFSFKKSLGQNFIIDVNILKNIIKHAQIDKEAGAIEIGPGIGALTEQLAQHADKVVAFEIDQRLLPILDETLSVYENVEVINQDILKVDVKKVIEENFEPGQRIKIAANLPYYITTPILMKLLLDQLPVDSITVMIQKEVADRMAAVPNTKSYGSLSIAVQYYTQAEVAMNVPKTVFMPQPNVDSSVLHLQMRTKPPVDVEDEEFFFDLVKASFGQRRKTLMNNLARHFSGKMDKDEIQECLDQAGIDSKRRGESLSMKEFATLTNHFLTR; from the coding sequence ATGAACAGTAAAGCTGTAGCAACACCCACACGTACGAAAGAAATACTCTCCACCTATGGCTTTTCTTTTAAAAAAAGTTTAGGTCAGAATTTCATTATTGATGTAAATATACTGAAGAATATTATTAAGCACGCGCAAATTGATAAGGAAGCGGGAGCTATTGAAATTGGGCCAGGAATAGGCGCCTTGACCGAACAGCTTGCACAGCACGCTGATAAGGTCGTGGCTTTTGAAATTGACCAACGTTTACTGCCCATCCTTGATGAAACTCTTTCTGTTTATGAAAATGTTGAGGTTATTAATCAAGATATTTTAAAAGTGGACGTAAAAAAAGTGATTGAAGAAAACTTCGAACCAGGACAAAGAATTAAAATTGCCGCTAATCTCCCTTACTATATTACAACCCCTATTTTAATGAAGCTGCTCCTTGATCAACTACCGGTGGATAGCATAACGGTAATGATCCAGAAGGAGGTGGCTGACCGAATGGCTGCTGTCCCAAATACAAAAAGCTATGGCTCCCTCTCCATTGCTGTTCAGTATTACACACAAGCAGAGGTGGCAATGAATGTGCCTAAAACCGTGTTCATGCCACAACCTAATGTAGACTCTTCCGTGCTGCACCTGCAAATGAGAACAAAGCCTCCGGTCGATGTGGAAGATGAAGAGTTCTTTTTTGACTTAGTAAAAGCATCATTTGGCCAGCGTAGAAAGACATTGATGAACAACTTAGCCCGTCATTTTAGTGGAAAGATGGACAAGGATGAAATTCAGGAGTGTCTTGATCAGGCAGGGATTGATTCCAAACGGCGTGGAGAATCTCTCTCTATGAAGGAATTCGCCACATTAACCAATCACTTTCTTACGAGGTAA
- the yabG gene encoding sporulation peptidase YabG: MLTNGDLVTRNSYHHDILFRVKSKNEKLVKLMGEDIRLEADAPLNDLQKVSGSEYHKRKSHIDKQEAYSYRLFRQDYRLLREQRESEAESGYGDPEESSYFQIPPRILHIDGDPLFLKKCIRLYEQLGLQVHGQYLQEKEMPEQVLALVEKVQPEIVVITGHDSYSKSKGTVRDLESYRNSRYFVESVRNIRQKYPHFDQLVIFAGACQSHFESLIRAGSNFASSPARVNIHAIDPVYVAARLAYTSVMEHINIWEVIRNTISGEKGMGGIETRGLLRIGIPYSKEVEEPSKKGAE; this comes from the coding sequence ATGCTAACTAATGGAGATCTCGTGACAAGGAATTCATATCATCACGATATTTTGTTTCGAGTGAAATCGAAGAACGAAAAACTTGTCAAATTAATGGGGGAAGATATTCGTTTAGAGGCGGATGCTCCACTAAATGATTTACAAAAAGTATCAGGATCAGAATATCATAAGCGTAAGTCTCATATTGATAAACAAGAGGCGTATTCTTATCGTTTGTTCCGGCAGGATTACCGCCTTTTAAGGGAACAAAGGGAATCAGAGGCTGAGAGTGGCTACGGCGATCCTGAGGAATCTAGCTATTTTCAAATACCGCCGCGCATTCTCCACATTGATGGAGATCCTTTATTTTTAAAAAAGTGCATTCGACTTTATGAGCAGTTAGGATTGCAGGTTCATGGACAATATTTACAGGAAAAAGAAATGCCTGAGCAAGTATTAGCCCTAGTAGAGAAAGTACAGCCAGAGATTGTAGTGATTACTGGCCATGATTCCTATTCAAAATCAAAAGGAACGGTCCGTGATTTGGAATCCTATCGAAATTCACGCTACTTTGTGGAATCTGTCAGAAATATAAGACAGAAATATCCTCACTTCGATCAGCTTGTTATATTTGCTGGGGCATGCCAATCTCATTTTGAATCTTTAATAAGGGCAGGTTCCAATTTTGCCAGTTCTCCAGCACGGGTCAACATACACGCTATTGATCCTGTCTATGTAGCCGCACGACTCGCTTACACATCGGTTATGGAACATATCAACATTTGGGAAGTGATTCGAAATACAATTAGTGGTGAAAAAGGTATGGGCGGGATCGAAACTCGCGGGCTTTTACGGATTGGAATTCCTTACTCGAAAGAAGTTGAAGAACCATCTAAAAAAGGTGCTGAATGA
- the veg gene encoding biofilm formation stimulator Veg translates to MAKTLVEIKQSLEGQIGKRLTLKANGGRRKTIERSGVLAETYPAVFIVELDQEENAFERVSYSYADVLTETVELNFDDLSTMAMEQ, encoded by the coding sequence GTGGCTAAAACGTTAGTAGAAATCAAACAATCCCTTGAAGGGCAGATTGGTAAACGTTTAACATTAAAAGCAAACGGTGGACGTCGTAAGACTATCGAACGGTCAGGTGTTCTTGCAGAAACGTATCCAGCCGTTTTTATTGTTGAATTAGACCAAGAAGAAAATGCTTTCGAACGTGTATCTTATAGTTATGCAGATGTACTCACAGAGACAGTTGAATTAAATTTCGATGATTTATCAACAATGGCTATGGAGCAGTAA
- a CDS encoding small, acid-soluble spore protein, alpha/beta type — translation MGRRGSMMSDSLKEEIAKELGFYDKVESDGWGGITTRDAGNMVKRAIQMAEEQMKKDQL, via the coding sequence ATGGGACGCAGAGGAAGTATGATGTCCGATTCGTTGAAAGAGGAAATCGCAAAAGAACTTGGATTTTACGACAAGGTGGAAAGCGATGGTTGGGGCGGGATTACTACCCGTGACGCTGGTAATATGGTAAAGCGAGCCATTCAAATGGCAGAAGAACAGATGAAAAAAGATCAGTTGTAA
- the ispE gene encoding 4-(cytidine 5'-diphospho)-2-C-methyl-D-erythritol kinase, producing the protein MEILEKAPAKINLSLDVLHKRKDGFHEVEMVMTTVDLADRIELSRLRSGAIRVESENRFVPNDERNLAYRAAKLMKDHYKIDKGVRIFIEKNIPVAAGLAGGSSDAAAVLRGVNKIWGIDASLNELAELGAKIGSDVSFCVYGGTALARGRGEQILELPSPPPCWVVLAKPTLGVSTQTIYQKLDPKTAFHPNTKGMMEALQQGDFDAICAHVGNALEGVTTKLHPEVNQIKEQMRQAGADAVLMSGSGPTVFALVGQEARAQRIYNSLKGFCTEVYMVRMLGSRDIT; encoded by the coding sequence ATGGAAATTTTGGAGAAGGCGCCGGCCAAAATTAATTTATCTTTGGACGTTTTACATAAGCGGAAAGATGGATTTCATGAGGTTGAGATGGTAATGACAACTGTAGACCTTGCTGATCGAATTGAGCTGTCTAGATTAAGAAGTGGAGCCATTCGAGTGGAGTCAGAAAACCGTTTTGTACCGAATGATGAACGGAATCTAGCTTATCGAGCAGCGAAGTTAATGAAGGATCATTATAAAATCGACAAAGGTGTCCGAATTTTTATTGAAAAAAACATCCCGGTTGCTGCTGGTTTAGCTGGAGGAAGCAGTGATGCAGCTGCAGTGCTCAGAGGGGTGAACAAGATTTGGGGTATCGATGCCAGTCTAAACGAACTTGCGGAGCTTGGTGCGAAGATTGGTTCGGATGTATCTTTTTGTGTTTATGGTGGAACAGCTTTAGCTAGAGGGCGTGGGGAGCAAATCCTAGAACTTCCATCGCCACCTCCTTGCTGGGTCGTCCTAGCTAAGCCGACCCTTGGTGTATCGACACAGACCATCTATCAAAAGCTAGATCCAAAAACAGCTTTTCATCCTAATACAAAGGGGATGATGGAGGCCTTACAACAGGGAGATTTTGATGCCATTTGTGCCCATGTAGGAAATGCCCTTGAAGGTGTAACAACCAAACTGCACCCTGAGGTTAACCAAATTAAGGAGCAAATGCGTCAGGCAGGAGCGGACGCTGTGTTGATGAGCGGGAGTGGTCCGACAGTATTTGCCCTGGTAGGTCAGGAGGCTAGAGCACAGAGGATTTATAATAGCTTAAAGGGGTTCTGCACAGAGGTATATATGGTCAGAATGTTGGGGAGCCGGGACATCACTTAA
- the purR gene encoding pur operon repressor: MKRSDRLVAMTHYVLDRPRELVSLPFLSEKYEAAKSSISEDLGILNKMFQKEGIGYLESVSGAAGGVKYIPAFSKEYSHQFVNQLCERLEDPARLLPGGYLFMSDILGEPGTVRNIGRLFASVFSDKEIDAVMTVATKGIPLAYAVAAYLNVPVVIVRRDPKVTEGSTVSINYVSGSTKKIQTMVLTKRSLAEGSKVCIIDDFMKAGGTINGMKNLLTEFNAEVAGIGVLAEAEDEEEDRVVDDYVSLVQIISVDDRDTKIEVHEGNLLSRIE; this comes from the coding sequence ATGAAAAGAAGTGATCGATTAGTTGCTATGACACACTATGTGTTAGATCGTCCACGTGAATTAGTTTCTCTTCCCTTTTTATCGGAGAAATATGAAGCGGCTAAATCTTCTATAAGCGAAGATTTAGGGATACTGAATAAAATGTTCCAAAAAGAGGGTATTGGTTACCTGGAATCCGTCTCGGGAGCTGCTGGCGGGGTGAAATATATTCCCGCTTTCTCTAAGGAGTACAGTCATCAGTTTGTTAACCAGCTTTGTGAACGGCTTGAGGATCCAGCTCGACTCCTCCCAGGTGGATATTTATTTATGAGTGACATTTTAGGAGAGCCAGGGACAGTACGTAATATCGGCCGTCTGTTTGCCTCTGTGTTCAGTGATAAAGAAATTGATGCGGTTATGACGGTTGCCACCAAAGGAATTCCACTGGCTTATGCTGTGGCCGCTTACCTAAATGTTCCCGTTGTCATTGTACGAAGAGATCCAAAGGTTACAGAGGGATCTACCGTTAGTATTAATTATGTGTCAGGGTCTACGAAAAAAATACAAACAATGGTATTAACGAAGCGTTCACTTGCGGAAGGATCAAAAGTTTGTATTATTGATGATTTTATGAAAGCAGGCGGTACGATCAATGGTATGAAAAACCTGCTTACAGAATTCAATGCAGAAGTAGCTGGTATCGGTGTTCTAGCTGAAGCTGAAGATGAGGAAGAGGATCGCGTTGTCGATGATTATGTATCACTTGTCCAAATTATTAGTGTTGATGACCGAGATACGAAGATAGAAGTGCATGAGGGAAATTTATTGAGTCGAATAGAATAA
- the spoVG gene encoding septation regulator SpoVG, producing the protein MEVTDVRLRRVNTEGRMRAIASITLDQEFVVHDIRVIDGNNGLFVAMPSKRTPDGEFRDIAHPINSGTRGKIQDAVLSEYHKAGEVDTEVEYEEAGAS; encoded by the coding sequence ATGGAAGTAACTGACGTAAGACTGCGACGCGTAAATACCGAAGGAAGAATGCGAGCAATTGCTTCTATTACCTTAGATCAGGAGTTTGTTGTCCATGACATTCGGGTGATTGATGGCAACAACGGTCTTTTTGTGGCCATGCCTAGCAAACGGACACCTGACGGGGAATTTAGGGATATTGCCCATCCAATCAATTCAGGCACGCGTGGGAAAATTCAAGATGCTGTACTTAGCGAGTACCACAAGGCTGGTGAAGTTGATACGGAAGTAGAGTATGAAGAGGCAGGAGCATCATGA
- the glmU gene encoding bifunctional UDP-N-acetylglucosamine diphosphorylase/glucosamine-1-phosphate N-acetyltransferase GlmU: MTNKYAVVLAAGQGTRMKSKLYKVLHPVCGKPMVQHVVDQLNKLQLNELITVVGFGAEKVQDQLGETSHYVVQEEQLGTGHAVLQADHILADKKGTTVVACGDTPLLTEETLQKMMDHHEATQAKATILTAHAENPHGYGRVIRGGNGQVERIVEQKDASQDEQAVQEINTGTYCFDNEFLFKALKSVSNDNSQGEYYLPDVIQILQGQDEAVSAYQTTDFSESLGVNDRVALAQAEKLMKQRINEVHMRNGVTLVDCDNTYIGPDVEIGQDVIVYPGSMIEGKTTIEDDTVIGPHSTIKDCYIGAETVINQSVATNSRIGARVKIGPFAHIRPESSLGDDVKVGNFVEIKKAVFGEGSKASHLSYIGDAEVGSGVNIGCGTITVNYDGHNKFMTTIKDDAFIGCNSNLVAPVTVGKGAYVAAGSTISEDVPAEALSIARSRQTNKEGYASKLNSNKKD; encoded by the coding sequence ATGACCAATAAATATGCGGTAGTGTTAGCAGCTGGCCAAGGGACCCGTATGAAGTCAAAACTCTACAAAGTTTTGCACCCTGTATGTGGAAAACCTATGGTACAGCATGTTGTCGACCAGTTAAATAAATTACAGTTAAATGAGTTAATTACAGTTGTTGGTTTTGGTGCGGAAAAAGTTCAGGATCAACTTGGTGAAACTAGTCATTATGTCGTGCAAGAAGAGCAATTAGGTACAGGGCACGCTGTACTTCAGGCCGATCATATACTTGCAGATAAAAAAGGTACAACAGTGGTTGCTTGTGGAGATACACCATTGTTGACCGAAGAGACACTGCAAAAGATGATGGATCATCATGAAGCTACTCAAGCCAAGGCAACGATCTTGACGGCGCACGCCGAGAACCCTCATGGTTATGGTCGTGTGATTCGTGGTGGAAATGGTCAGGTGGAGCGTATTGTTGAGCAAAAAGATGCCTCACAAGATGAACAAGCTGTTCAGGAAATTAATACAGGTACATATTGCTTCGATAATGAATTTTTATTCAAAGCGTTAAAGAGCGTGTCGAACGATAATTCACAAGGAGAATATTACCTGCCTGATGTAATTCAGATTCTTCAAGGTCAGGATGAAGCAGTTAGTGCTTATCAAACAACAGATTTTTCTGAGTCTCTAGGTGTGAATGATCGTGTAGCATTAGCTCAGGCTGAAAAGCTTATGAAGCAGCGCATAAATGAAGTACATATGCGCAACGGCGTAACGTTAGTTGATTGTGATAACACGTACATCGGTCCTGATGTAGAAATCGGCCAAGATGTGATTGTATATCCGGGTTCTATGATCGAAGGCAAGACGACTATAGAAGATGATACAGTAATTGGTCCTCATTCAACGATCAAAGATTGCTACATCGGTGCAGAAACAGTAATAAATCAAAGTGTGGCGACAAACAGCCGAATTGGGGCTCGTGTAAAAATTGGTCCATTTGCGCACATCCGCCCGGAATCATCTCTCGGTGATGATGTGAAGGTCGGTAATTTTGTAGAAATCAAGAAAGCTGTCTTTGGAGAGGGAAGTAAAGCCTCTCATTTAAGCTACATTGGTGACGCTGAGGTGGGGAGCGGAGTAAACATTGGTTGTGGTACAATTACAGTGAACTATGATGGCCATAATAAATTTATGACTACAATTAAGGACGACGCCTTTATTGGCTGTAATTCGAATCTCGTAGCACCTGTCACTGTAGGTAAGGGCGCTTATGTGGCAGCTGGTTCTACAATAAGTGAAGATGTCCCTGCTGAGGCATTGTCGATTGCCAGATCACGACAGACAAATAAAGAAGGCTATGCAAGTAAATTAAATTCTAATAAAAAAGACTAA
- a CDS encoding ribose-phosphate diphosphokinase: protein MATGYKDSKLKVFSLNSNPELAEEIAENIGTNLGKCTVTRFSDGEIQINIDESIRGCDVYVVQSTCAPVNQHIMELLIMIDALKRASASTINIVMPYYGYARQDRKARAREPITAKLVANLLETAGASRVIMLDLHAPQIQGFFDMPIDHLVGVPILSDYFEEKNFDDVVIVSPDHGGVTRARKMADRLKAPIAIIDKRRPRPNVAEVMNIVGNIEGKTAIMIDDIIDTAGTITLAANALVENGAKDVYACCTHPVLSGPAIERIDNSNIKELVVTNTIPLGEDKESEKITPLSVAPLISEAIIRVHERQSVSILFD, encoded by the coding sequence ATGGCAACTGGGTACAAGGATTCAAAATTAAAAGTATTCTCCCTGAATTCCAATCCTGAACTGGCTGAAGAAATCGCTGAGAATATTGGTACCAATCTTGGGAAGTGTACGGTAACGAGATTTAGTGATGGTGAAATTCAGATTAACATTGATGAAAGTATTCGCGGTTGCGATGTATATGTTGTTCAATCGACTTGTGCTCCGGTCAATCAACATATCATGGAACTGCTCATTATGATTGATGCACTCAAGCGCGCCTCTGCTAGTACGATTAATATTGTTATGCCATACTATGGTTATGCTAGACAAGATCGTAAAGCACGTGCCCGTGAGCCAATCACAGCGAAGTTAGTTGCTAATTTACTTGAGACAGCGGGAGCTTCCCGTGTGATTATGCTGGATCTACACGCACCCCAAATTCAGGGCTTCTTCGATATGCCAATCGACCACCTTGTGGGTGTTCCTATTCTCTCTGATTACTTTGAAGAGAAGAATTTTGATGACGTTGTAATTGTATCCCCAGACCACGGGGGTGTAACTCGCGCTCGTAAAATGGCTGATCGCCTGAAAGCGCCGATTGCAATTATCGATAAGCGCCGTCCGCGTCCGAATGTTGCAGAAGTAATGAATATTGTGGGTAATATTGAAGGTAAAACGGCTATTATGATTGACGATATTATTGATACAGCGGGTACAATTACACTTGCTGCGAACGCGTTAGTTGAAAATGGAGCGAAAGACGTTTATGCCTGCTGTACACACCCGGTTCTTTCAGGGCCTGCCATCGAACGGATAGACAATTCAAATATTAAAGAATTAGTCGTCACAAATACGATTCCACTTGGAGAAGATAAGGAAAGTGAGAAAATCACTCCATTATCTGTAGCCCCTTTAATTAGTGAGGCCATTATCCGTGTCCACGAGCGGCAGTCAGTAAGTATCCTGTTTGATTAA
- a CDS encoding 50S ribosomal protein L25/general stress protein Ctc, with amino-acid sequence MAITLKANQRKDLKQSVTRELRQEGDVPGVVYGQDKEPVNVSVNSIELLKTVRDEGKNAIISLDVDGGSTVNVMLHEYQIDPLKDELIHADFYIVNMSEEMDVEVPIHLEGEALGSKEGGVLQQPLYELAIRAKPGDIPDEIVIDVAELNIGDSVMVSDLKESRKYEIMEDENTTIVSVTPPEEMPEEPDTDNADEEPEVINGKDDNDEDSEESEDK; translated from the coding sequence TTGGCTATTACATTAAAAGCAAATCAAAGGAAAGATTTAAAACAATCAGTAACACGTGAACTGCGCCAAGAAGGGGATGTCCCTGGTGTTGTTTACGGCCAAGATAAAGAACCTGTTAATGTATCAGTAAACAGTATTGAACTACTTAAAACAGTCCGTGACGAAGGGAAAAATGCGATTATTTCTCTAGATGTAGACGGTGGTTCTACTGTAAATGTTATGCTTCATGAATATCAAATCGATCCTTTGAAGGACGAGCTCATTCATGCAGACTTTTACATTGTGAATATGTCCGAAGAAATGGATGTTGAAGTGCCTATCCATCTTGAGGGTGAGGCTTTAGGTTCCAAAGAAGGCGGTGTTCTGCAGCAGCCTTTATATGAATTGGCTATCAGAGCTAAGCCTGGTGACATTCCTGATGAGATCGTCATTGACGTTGCTGAATTAAATATCGGTGACAGCGTCATGGTCAGCGATTTAAAAGAGTCTCGCAAGTACGAAATTATGGAAGATGAAAATACAACGATTGTTTCAGTGACTCCACCAGAAGAAATGCCGGAAGAGCCTGATACAGATAACGCAGATGAAGAGCCAGAAGTCATTAATGGGAAAGATGATAATGATGAGGACTCCGAAGAAAGCGAAGATAAATAA
- the pth gene encoding aminoacyl-tRNA hydrolase — MKCIVGLGNPGKRYEKTRHNVGFMIIDELANQNAWNLDQKKFKGLFTIEHMNGEKVLLLKPQTYMNLSGDSLRLFMDYYDIRDDEVLVIYDDLDLPPGRMRLRQKGGHGGHNGIRSIIDQLGTKEFKRLRIGVGRPSVPMSVVDYVLGTFDKDQQRSIQEVVEQSVKACEAWLEQPFDEVMNSFNVKT, encoded by the coding sequence ATGAAGTGTATTGTAGGTTTGGGTAATCCTGGGAAAAGGTATGAGAAGACACGCCATAATGTTGGATTTATGATTATCGATGAATTAGCAAACCAGAACGCTTGGAATTTGGATCAAAAAAAATTCAAAGGATTATTTACAATAGAACATATGAATGGGGAAAAGGTTCTTTTACTCAAGCCTCAAACATACATGAACTTATCAGGGGATTCTCTTCGTTTGTTCATGGATTATTACGATATAAGGGATGATGAAGTTCTCGTTATTTATGATGACCTTGATTTACCGCCTGGCAGAATGCGTTTGCGGCAAAAGGGTGGACATGGTGGTCATAATGGGATTCGCAGTATCATTGATCAGCTTGGTACGAAGGAATTTAAACGCTTGCGTATCGGTGTAGGACGGCCTTCTGTACCTATGAGTGTTGTGGATTATGTACTGGGTACTTTTGACAAAGACCAGCAAAGATCTATTCAAGAGGTGGTTGAGCAATCCGTTAAAGCTTGTGAAGCGTGGCTTGAACAGCCTTTTGATGAAGTGATGAATAGCTTCAATGTAAAAACTTAA
- a CDS encoding anti-sigma-F factor Fin translates to MNINYICRHCNRQVGKLDRERVEISELGLECLNEDDHREMITYSNNGDMNIRTICHSCERTLDQHPHYHEQDYFIH, encoded by the coding sequence ATGAATATTAATTATATATGCCGGCATTGTAACCGCCAAGTCGGAAAATTAGACCGAGAACGTGTCGAAATTTCTGAGCTTGGCTTAGAGTGCTTGAATGAGGATGATCATAGGGAAATGATTACGTATAGTAACAATGGTGATATGAATATTCGAACAATTTGCCATTCGTGTGAACGTACTCTTGACCAACATCCTCATTATCACGAACAAGATTATTTTATTCATTAA